A single genomic interval of Spinacia oleracea cultivar Varoflay chromosome 6, BTI_SOV_V1, whole genome shotgun sequence harbors:
- the LOC130463958 gene encoding uncharacterized protein gives MAKLAIFAILLVTTLAVPTWGRLGHTKINEMELLDEVMKMEIIQKFKEGVVAVEEPPLKTRLQGCTGVGENCVFIPCCPTSNSGYPVTCSRGPYNAVCVELVPSPWDN, from the exons ATGGCAAAATTGGCCATCTTTGCCATCTTGCTCGTGACTACTTTGGCAG TGCCAACATGGGGAAGGTTGGGACACACCAAGATCAACGAAATGGAACTACTAGATGAGGTGATGAAGATGGAGATAATACAAAAATTTAAGGAAGGGGTGGTTGCAGTTGAGGAGCCACCATTGAAGACGAGGCTTCAAGGTTGCACGGGAGTGGGTGAAAATTGTGTATTTATTCCATGTTGTCCAACTAGCAATTCTGGATATCCTGTCACTTGTTCTCGAGGTCCTTATAATGCAGTTTGTGTTGAACTGGTTCCTTCTCCTTGGGACAACTAG